The Longimicrobiaceae bacterium genome has a window encoding:
- a CDS encoding nuclear transport factor 2 family protein: MSAVTNTLVHDLFRAIDSREFERLREICHPDVTYERPGYEAFSGIDRLLKFYREERVIASGDHLLTAALVDGAFGACWGRFVGKHRDGSDLDVEFADTYEIEDGRIRKRKSFFYRPAV; the protein is encoded by the coding sequence ATGTCCGCCGTGACGAACACCCTGGTGCACGACCTCTTCCGCGCCATCGACTCGCGCGAGTTCGAGCGCCTGCGGGAGATCTGCCACCCCGACGTCACCTACGAGCGCCCGGGATACGAGGCGTTCTCCGGGATCGACCGGCTGCTGAAGTTCTACCGCGAGGAGCGGGTGATCGCGAGCGGCGACCACCTCCTCACCGCCGCGCTGGTGGACGGCGCGTTCGGCGCCTGCTGGGGCCGATTCGTCGGCAAGCACCGCGACGGCTCCGACCTGGACGTGGAGTTCGCCGACACGTACGAGATCGAGGACGGCCGGATCCGGAAGCGGAAGTCGTTCTTCTATCGGCCGGCGGTGTGA